Proteins from one Laribacter hongkongensis DSM 14985 genomic window:
- a CDS encoding TetR/AcrR family transcriptional regulator encodes MGRLSFKDQAFRLREQAVLDVTTTLLASKGFDLMTMDDVAEGAGLSKPSLYKHFRSKEALATEVMIRLLDRALEHLDAQDPVMDGKARLDNLMEWALRTRLEGGLPFLPSTSPHVRDMLMHSVRYSLRIYRLHTQLQQLVEQARTEGSIRNDLPTDVLLYAYYSRTCDPAVDYMKDFGRYDDDEIIACMRSIMFSGIAAS; translated from the coding sequence ATGGGCAGGCTCAGTTTCAAGGATCAGGCATTCAGGCTGCGCGAGCAGGCCGTACTGGATGTCACGACAACCTTGCTGGCCAGCAAGGGTTTTGACCTGATGACCATGGACGATGTGGCCGAGGGGGCGGGACTTTCCAAGCCCAGTCTCTACAAGCATTTCCGCTCGAAAGAAGCGCTCGCCACGGAGGTGATGATCCGGTTGCTGGACCGGGCGCTGGAGCATCTGGACGCGCAGGATCCTGTCATGGACGGCAAGGCACGGCTGGACAACCTGATGGAATGGGCCTTGCGCACGAGGCTGGAGGGCGGGTTACCGTTCCTGCCTTCAACCAGTCCGCATGTGCGGGACATGCTGATGCACAGCGTCCGTTACTCCTTGCGCATCTACAGGCTGCACACGCAGTTGCAGCAACTCGTCGAGCAGGCCCGTACCGAGGGCAGCATCCGCAACGATCTGCCGACCGACGTGCTGCTGTACGCGTATTACTCGCGCACATGCGATCCGGCGGTTGATTACATGAAGGATTTTGGCCGGTACGACGATGACGAAATCATCGCTTGCATGCGCAGCATCATGTTTTCCGGCATTGCCGCATCCTGA
- a CDS encoding NAD(P)/FAD-dependent oxidoreductase, protein MKTLPVQRQRIAVIGAGIAGLGSAWLLAGRHDVTLFEAAGYAGGHTNTVDLEVDGHRFAVDTGFLVFNERTYPNLIALFAELGIPSCSTEMSFSVSLDQGRDEWAGSNLDTVFAQRSKLLSPGFHGMLQDILRFNRAAPRLLENASGHALTLGELLQREGFGQRFRDHYLVPMAAAIWSSPSQEILGFPAATFLRFCMNHGLLQIRERPRWFTVPGGARQYVHKLLERIPDLRLSSPVQAVRRDTEGVTVSSRHGDERFDSVVFATHAPQTLAILVDADADERAVLEAVRYQRNTAVLHGDPRLLPRRQKVRAAWNFLADSSQPDRRAVCVSYLLNMLQPLPVSSPVIVTLNPVHEPIPALEHARFEYEHPLLDQAAVQAQARLPDLQGRRHTWFAGAWTGYGFHEDGLKSALRVARDFVELPHWARPDS, encoded by the coding sequence GTGAAAACACTCCCGGTCCAGCGTCAGCGCATCGCCGTCATCGGCGCGGGCATTGCCGGTCTCGGCAGCGCATGGCTGCTGGCCGGCCGTCACGATGTCACCCTGTTCGAGGCAGCCGGTTACGCCGGTGGCCATACCAATACGGTAGACCTCGAAGTGGACGGCCACAGGTTTGCGGTGGACACCGGCTTTCTGGTTTTCAACGAACGCACCTACCCCAACCTGATCGCCCTGTTTGCCGAACTGGGCATACCGTCCTGCAGTACCGAAATGTCCTTCAGCGTGTCACTGGACCAGGGACGTGACGAATGGGCCGGCAGCAACCTCGACACCGTGTTCGCCCAGCGCAGCAAGCTGTTGTCGCCAGGCTTTCACGGCATGCTGCAAGACATCCTGCGCTTCAACAGGGCCGCACCACGACTGCTGGAAAACGCCAGCGGCCACGCACTGACCCTGGGCGAACTGCTGCAACGCGAAGGCTTCGGCCAGCGTTTCCGTGATCATTACCTCGTACCCATGGCAGCTGCCATCTGGTCCAGTCCCAGCCAGGAAATCCTCGGTTTTCCCGCCGCCACCTTCCTGCGTTTCTGCATGAACCACGGCCTGTTGCAGATCCGTGAGCGTCCCCGCTGGTTCACCGTCCCCGGAGGAGCCCGCCAGTACGTACACAAGCTGCTGGAACGGATTCCCGACCTGCGCCTGTCATCTCCGGTACAGGCGGTCCGCCGCGACACCGAAGGCGTAACCGTCAGCAGCCGTCATGGCGACGAGCGCTTTGATAGCGTGGTTTTCGCCACCCATGCCCCGCAGACGCTAGCCATTCTGGTGGATGCGGACGCCGACGAACGCGCCGTGCTGGAGGCCGTACGCTACCAGCGCAATACCGCCGTACTGCATGGCGACCCCCGTCTGCTGCCGAGGCGGCAGAAAGTCCGGGCCGCCTGGAACTTCCTCGCAGACAGCAGCCAGCCGGACCGGCGTGCCGTCTGCGTCAGCTACCTGCTCAACATGCTGCAACCGCTGCCGGTTTCATCACCGGTCATCGTCACCCTCAATCCGGTGCACGAACCCATCCCTGCACTGGAACATGCCCGGTTCGAGTACGAACACCCTCTGCTCGACCAGGCTGCCGTGCAGGCCCAAGCACGTCTGCCAGACTTGCAGGGCCGGCGGCACACCTGGTTTGCCGGGGCCTGGACGGGCTACGGCTTCCATGAGGACGGGCTCAAATCGGCCCTGCGCGTTGCGCGTGATTTTGTCGAACTGCCGCACTGGGCGAGGCCGGACTCATGA
- a CDS encoding MarR family winged helix-turn-helix transcriptional regulator has product MTDSNTPYLTYKLDLIKTIASKAADAHYRKAFNLRIRELRVLRLVHRFPGITATELGSKLVVDKTLLSKNIAHLETRGLIIREADARDNRLQCLNLTEAGLKIWQESERIGRGLEDEMFSGLTPDEWDELHDLLDRVILSFNRWSAKGQAGPRGG; this is encoded by the coding sequence ATGACCGATTCCAATACGCCTTACCTGACCTACAAGCTGGACCTGATCAAGACCATTGCCAGCAAGGCTGCCGACGCCCATTACCGTAAGGCATTCAACCTGCGCATACGGGAACTGCGGGTCCTGCGTCTGGTGCATCGTTTTCCCGGCATCACGGCTACCGAGCTGGGGAGCAAGCTGGTGGTGGACAAGACCTTGTTGTCCAAAAACATTGCCCACCTAGAAACGCGCGGGCTGATCATCCGCGAAGCCGATGCCAGGGACAACCGCCTGCAGTGTCTGAACCTGACCGAGGCCGGTCTGAAAATCTGGCAAGAGAGCGAACGGATCGGGCGCGGGCTGGAGGACGAAATGTTTTCCGGGCTGACCCCGGACGAATGGGACGAACTGCACGATCTGCTTGATCGCGTCATCCTGTCTTTCAACCGCTGGAGTGCCAAAGGACAAGCCGGTCCGCGAGGTGGATAG
- a CDS encoding DUF3833 domain-containing protein codes for MKRLTALLVALLTGCSTPSVQDYRDNAPKLDLYRFFGGHTQAWGMFRDRNGLLVKRFTVDITGRREGDALLLDERFVYADGTRQQRTWRLEPKGNGKWRGTAADVIGEAEGEVSGNALHWRYVLRLPVGGREWAVDFDDWMFLVDEHTMLNSARMSKYGFGLGEVSLFFRKQA; via the coding sequence ATGAAACGACTGACCGCCCTGCTGGTGGCCCTGCTGACCGGATGCAGCACCCCCAGCGTGCAGGACTACCGTGACAATGCGCCGAAGCTGGACCTGTACCGCTTTTTCGGTGGCCACACCCAGGCCTGGGGCATGTTCCGCGACCGCAACGGCCTTCTGGTCAAGCGCTTTACGGTCGACATCACCGGCCGCCGCGAAGGCGATGCGCTGCTGCTGGACGAACGCTTCGTCTATGCCGACGGTACACGACAGCAGCGGACATGGCGGCTGGAGCCCAAAGGCAACGGCAAGTGGCGCGGTACGGCCGCAGACGTCATCGGCGAGGCGGAAGGTGAAGTGTCGGGCAATGCCCTGCACTGGCGCTATGTCCTGCGCTTGCCGGTGGGCGGCCGCGAATGGGCCGTGGATTTCGATGACTGGATGTTCCTGGTGGACGAGCACACCATGCTCAACAGCGCCCGCATGAGCAAGTACGGGTTCGGGCTGGGCGAAGTCAGCCTGTTCTTCCGCAAGCAGGCGTGA
- a CDS encoding DUF1365 domain-containing protein: MTNAYLVRGMVMHRRLRPVRHRFLYPVFAVRLRLSALDDTGNAWFGVDRCRLMSVRTRDYGPRDGSPLLPWIHRQLAEAGLPHDGEVWLQTFPRLFGYVFNPVSFWYCHDAEGRLVAVLADVNNTFGEHHAYLLANRNGEPLMSGSVLTCLKCLHVSPFCRVEGHYRFRLTEKPDHMLMRIDYHDAEGAVLNTAVSGRMTPLTSASAGAALLRQPLLTVSVIVRIHWQALRLWLKKVPFFGKPRPPASTLTHGQECQP; this comes from the coding sequence ATGACCAACGCCTATCTGGTCCGGGGCATGGTCATGCACCGGCGGCTGCGCCCCGTCCGCCACCGTTTCCTCTACCCGGTGTTCGCCGTGCGCCTGCGCCTGTCCGCACTGGATGACACCGGCAATGCCTGGTTCGGTGTGGACCGCTGCCGGCTGATGTCGGTCCGCACCCGGGATTACGGCCCGCGCGACGGCAGCCCCCTGTTGCCCTGGATACACCGCCAGCTGGCCGAAGCCGGCCTGCCACATGACGGTGAAGTCTGGCTCCAGACCTTTCCCCGGCTGTTCGGTTACGTCTTCAATCCGGTCAGCTTCTGGTATTGCCATGATGCAGAAGGCCGCCTGGTCGCCGTCCTCGCTGACGTCAACAACACCTTCGGCGAACACCACGCCTACCTGCTGGCCAACAGGAACGGCGAACCGCTGATGTCCGGCTCCGTTCTCACCTGCCTCAAATGCCTGCACGTTTCGCCCTTCTGCCGTGTCGAGGGTCATTACCGCTTCCGTCTGACAGAAAAACCCGACCATATGCTGATGCGCATCGATTACCACGATGCCGAAGGTGCAGTACTCAACACCGCCGTCTCCGGCCGGATGACGCCCCTGACATCTGCCAGTGCCGGTGCAGCCCTGCTGCGCCAGCCACTGCTGACCGTGTCGGTCATCGTCCGCATCCACTGGCAGGCCTTGCGCCTGTGGCTGAAGAAAGTGCCGTTCTTCGGCAAACCCCGACCTCCCGCCAGCACCCTGACTCACGGACAGGAATGCCAACCATGA
- a CDS encoding anti-virulence regulator CigR family protein produces the protein MQGKYQPLIAGALAIMLAVPAWSAPPEGKGKPEHFKSESGHPGKSKGKPDHKKFERDHGYRENSGAPGKQDKRAGRDHGRPPRDLATVGITASQARLWAREYHLGGYKPLPPGIAKNLARGKPLPPSIAKQTVPASLLGRLPHYDGHQWYVVGRDLVLVSLTGLIVANILDNVFD, from the coding sequence ATGCAAGGCAAGTACCAACCGCTGATTGCCGGTGCGTTAGCCATCATGCTCGCCGTACCGGCGTGGTCAGCACCACCGGAAGGCAAAGGCAAGCCTGAGCATTTCAAGTCCGAATCCGGTCATCCGGGCAAGAGCAAGGGCAAGCCTGACCACAAAAAGTTTGAACGCGACCATGGTTACCGCGAAAACAGCGGCGCCCCGGGCAAGCAGGACAAACGGGCAGGCCGGGACCATGGCAGACCTCCGCGCGATCTGGCTACTGTCGGCATCACGGCCTCCCAGGCCAGGCTTTGGGCGCGAGAATATCATCTGGGCGGGTACAAGCCCCTGCCTCCGGGCATCGCCAAAAACCTGGCCCGCGGCAAGCCGCTGCCTCCAAGCATCGCCAAACAGACCGTTCCGGCATCACTCCTGGGCCGCCTGCCGCACTACGACGGACACCAGTGGTATGTCGTTGGCCGGGATCTCGTACTGGTGTCCCTCACGGGGCTGATCGTGGCCAACATTCTGGACAACGTGTTCGACTGA
- a CDS encoding lectin translates to MKQILTGLTLSVTISGCISTGPGGQTGIHAETAALVAGTALATAVMMNAANTETQVVTYPSYPERFDRPVHAGRGGQIETGRRGLCLDISRQVVNGAPLQTWNCNGRVNQRFRRVGEEIRIDGKCLDVAGLNQQDGARVIAYTCNGGENQRWDVSDGMIRSRMNGKCLDVSGERFEQGTSVIMWRCHGSRNQRFSWQ, encoded by the coding sequence ATGAAGCAAATCCTGACCGGACTGACCCTGTCCGTCACCATTTCCGGTTGTATCAGCACGGGCCCCGGCGGGCAGACCGGCATCCATGCTGAAACCGCTGCACTGGTGGCCGGTACGGCTCTGGCGACCGCCGTCATGATGAATGCGGCCAATACGGAAACGCAGGTGGTGACTTACCCGTCATACCCGGAGCGCTTTGACAGACCTGTTCATGCAGGCAGAGGTGGCCAGATTGAAACCGGTCGCAGGGGCCTGTGTCTGGACATCAGCCGGCAAGTCGTAAACGGTGCCCCGTTGCAGACCTGGAACTGCAACGGACGGGTCAACCAGCGATTCAGGCGGGTGGGAGAGGAAATACGCATTGACGGCAAGTGTCTGGACGTGGCCGGCCTGAACCAGCAGGATGGCGCCCGCGTGATTGCATACACCTGCAACGGGGGCGAGAACCAGCGCTGGGATGTGAGCGACGGCATGATCCGCAGCCGGATGAACGGCAAATGCCTGGATGTCTCCGGTGAGCGTTTTGAACAAGGCACGTCTGTCATCATGTGGCGCTGTCATGGTAGCCGCAACCAGCGTTTCAGCTGGCAATAG
- a CDS encoding FUSC family protein, whose product MWSLPPLAIDLLAQLRLSIGVYDPGFIRSRTALRGLIAIMSACFATWLTARLFAPHLAIFMTLAGGLASYSASLRVQDPSRKARLVTYLLMIPACWAGILITVTAHDMPLRQHLQLLPIIGMAFLASHWGVRASALGFALAYLSIVLVAVDPGQHTLYWLLGSVGLSLLITAAIQLTVLQQSPAQKLRQAIHMLRPVVAGICHDLIIQMNHTRVHNRRFHALDPLNNVLELTDGLIVSPANDLLFADPEARNNLRLHLSDLQRAAESLLTAIFSEAGDNGEALRSLRVLEAQAGNPDLRPQQLDGEPPALWHARRALLVALDALDNLSCYESTPSAAPAVPQNSDAPTPASSWVPAIRMALMGMAASALAYGITFALHEQRPRWAMLAAFLVCNGGLGDTMKTAVDRIFATLAGILAGMTLSHMLHGNIADELIALYVFLWVSLFIVQRNTRVRLFWVNLSVAQMYALVFGNTVDTYVEKIADTAIGALAAVCMAIIILPRVKPEFVRLSRQFFDRVAGILMSRLSPAAGEASDGTACPDPNCLPGHPEVMELEKLYRALADHIGALRHEALLFPSGGASALSRQYASLVLIKHYAVEISLLPHLPATALTDHPELVTLAAGVKAHLERLERCVAGEAGDEPVEVLDDRFATLLPQVSDDTTRHYLDWLQRLDSEVLRLQAALAGHRQMSRFVFGRFMPGMTTGSSPHR is encoded by the coding sequence ATGTGGTCCCTGCCTCCGCTTGCCATCGACCTGCTGGCGCAACTGCGCCTGAGCATCGGCGTTTACGACCCCGGCTTCATCCGCAGCCGCACGGCATTGCGCGGCCTGATCGCCATCATGTCGGCCTGCTTTGCCACCTGGCTGACGGCCAGGCTGTTTGCTCCGCATCTGGCCATTTTCATGACACTGGCCGGCGGTCTGGCATCCTACAGCGCCAGCCTGCGCGTGCAGGATCCGTCACGGAAGGCGCGGCTGGTCACTTACCTGCTGATGATTCCTGCCTGCTGGGCCGGCATCCTGATCACCGTCACGGCGCACGACATGCCGCTGCGCCAGCACCTGCAACTGCTCCCGATCATCGGGATGGCATTTCTGGCCAGCCACTGGGGCGTACGTGCCAGTGCGCTGGGCTTTGCCCTGGCGTATCTGTCGATCGTGCTGGTGGCCGTCGATCCCGGACAGCACACGCTGTACTGGCTACTGGGCTCGGTAGGGCTGTCATTGCTGATCACGGCCGCCATCCAGCTCACCGTGCTGCAACAGTCACCGGCCCAGAAACTGCGACAGGCGATCCACATGCTGCGGCCGGTGGTTGCCGGCATCTGCCACGACCTCATCATCCAGATGAACCATACCCGTGTGCACAACCGGCGCTTTCATGCGCTGGACCCGCTCAACAATGTGCTGGAGCTGACTGACGGGCTGATCGTCAGCCCGGCCAACGACCTGCTGTTTGCCGATCCGGAAGCACGCAACAACCTGCGCCTGCACCTGTCGGACCTGCAACGGGCGGCGGAAAGCCTGCTGACGGCCATTTTCAGCGAAGCCGGTGACAACGGCGAAGCCTTGCGCAGCCTGCGCGTCCTGGAGGCCCAGGCCGGCAATCCGGACCTCAGGCCGCAACAGCTGGACGGCGAACCCCCTGCACTCTGGCATGCACGCCGGGCGCTGCTGGTGGCACTGGATGCGCTGGACAACCTGTCCTGCTACGAATCCACACCGTCTGCGGCGCCAGCCGTACCACAGAACAGCGACGCACCGACGCCGGCCAGCAGCTGGGTACCGGCAATCCGCATGGCCTTGATGGGCATGGCTGCCAGTGCCCTCGCTTATGGCATTACCTTCGCCCTGCATGAACAGCGCCCGCGCTGGGCCATGCTGGCAGCTTTCCTGGTCTGCAACGGCGGACTGGGTGACACCATGAAAACGGCTGTCGACCGGATTTTTGCCACCCTCGCCGGCATTCTGGCCGGGATGACACTGTCGCACATGCTGCATGGCAATATCGCCGACGAACTGATCGCCCTGTACGTATTCCTGTGGGTATCGCTCTTCATCGTGCAACGCAATACGCGGGTGCGGCTGTTCTGGGTCAACCTGAGCGTGGCGCAGATGTACGCACTGGTGTTTGGCAATACGGTCGACACCTATGTCGAAAAAATCGCCGATACCGCCATCGGTGCGCTGGCAGCAGTATGCATGGCCATCATCATCCTGCCGCGGGTCAAACCCGAGTTTGTGCGGTTGAGCCGGCAGTTTTTCGACCGGGTTGCCGGCATCCTCATGAGCCGTTTGTCTCCCGCAGCGGGCGAAGCGAGTGACGGAACGGCCTGCCCAGACCCCAACTGCCTGCCCGGCCACCCGGAGGTCATGGAGCTGGAAAAGCTGTACCGTGCGCTGGCTGATCATATCGGTGCCCTGCGGCACGAGGCGCTGCTGTTTCCCTCAGGAGGTGCCAGTGCCCTGAGCCGCCAGTACGCCTCCCTGGTGCTGATCAAGCACTATGCGGTGGAAATCAGCCTGTTGCCGCACCTGCCGGCCACAGCGCTGACGGATCACCCGGAACTGGTCACGCTGGCTGCCGGGGTCAAAGCCCATCTGGAACGGCTGGAGCGCTGTGTGGCCGGCGAGGCCGGTGACGAACCGGTTGAAGTGCTGGATGACCGGTTTGCCACCCTGCTGCCACAGGTCAGTGACGACACCACCCGCCATTATCTCGACTGGCTCCAGCGGCTGGATTCCGAAGTGCTGCGCCTTCAGGCTGCACTGGCCGGACACCGGCAGATGTCGCGGTTTGTCTTTGGCCGCTTCATGCCCGGCATGACGACAGGCAGCAGTCCGCACCGCTGA
- a CDS encoding SAM-dependent methyltransferase: MSLSRTLNAPSSMPVPPAARILLARLRQLAHGHLRLTAPDGSAYWFGTPGEQPEAELHIHDWAACRKLLLAGDIGFAEAFRDGLLDTPDPTSLLRLALRNETVLGSTTAGSLPARVWYWLKHRLRRNSRAGSQHNIHAHYDLGNEFYRLWLDPGLTYSSAWFDGHYDMPLAEAQTAKYQRICTVLDLRPGMRVLEIGCGWGGFAEHAARQGIAVHGITISGAQLEHARQRLAGNALVSLEWQDYRDLDGRYDAIVSIEMFEAVGEAYWQEYFGKVRSLLKPGGKALVQSITIDESRFGQYRTGSDFIQEFIFPGGMLPSRSEFMNQARKACLDTCDRLDFGHDYAETLRRWRHAFDGVPDPVRRLGFDEAFIRLWRLYLCYCEAGFDEESIGVSQFLLQEARP, from the coding sequence ATGAGCCTATCCCGCACCCTCAATGCACCCTCATCAATGCCTGTGCCGCCGGCAGCGCGCATCCTGCTGGCACGGTTAAGGCAACTGGCACACGGCCATCTTCGCCTGACCGCACCGGACGGTTCGGCATATTGGTTCGGCACGCCAGGCGAGCAGCCGGAGGCCGAATTGCACATCCACGACTGGGCTGCCTGCCGCAAGCTGCTGCTGGCGGGTGACATCGGCTTTGCCGAGGCATTCCGCGATGGCCTGCTTGACACTCCCGACCCTACCTCGCTGCTGCGGCTGGCGCTGCGCAACGAAACGGTACTGGGCTCCACAACGGCAGGCAGCCTGCCGGCACGCGTCTGGTACTGGCTGAAACACCGGCTGCGCCGCAACAGCCGGGCAGGCAGCCAGCACAACATCCACGCCCACTATGATCTTGGCAACGAGTTCTACCGGCTGTGGCTGGACCCGGGCCTGACCTACTCCAGTGCCTGGTTTGACGGACATTACGACATGCCGCTGGCCGAGGCGCAGACCGCCAAATACCAGCGCATCTGCACCGTACTGGACCTGCGCCCCGGCATGCGGGTACTGGAGATCGGCTGCGGCTGGGGCGGATTTGCCGAGCATGCAGCACGGCAGGGCATTGCCGTTCACGGCATCACCATTTCCGGCGCCCAGCTGGAACACGCACGGCAGCGTCTGGCCGGCAATGCGCTGGTCAGCCTCGAATGGCAGGATTACCGCGACCTTGACGGCCGGTACGATGCGATCGTTTCAATCGAAATGTTCGAAGCCGTCGGAGAAGCCTACTGGCAGGAATACTTCGGCAAGGTGCGCAGCCTGCTCAAGCCCGGCGGCAAGGCCCTGGTACAGAGCATTACCATCGATGAAAGCAGGTTCGGGCAATACCGGACCGGCAGTGACTTCATCCAGGAATTCATCTTTCCCGGCGGCATGCTGCCAAGCCGCAGCGAATTCATGAACCAAGCACGCAAGGCCTGTCTCGACACCTGCGACCGGCTGGATTTCGGCCACGACTATGCAGAAACCCTGCGCCGCTGGCGACATGCCTTTGACGGCGTGCCGGATCCGGTCCGCAGGCTGGGTTTTGACGAGGCTTTCATCCGGCTGTGGCGGCTTTACCTGTGCTACTGCGAGGCCGGTTTTGACGAAGAAAGCATTGGCGTTTCGCAGTTCCTGCTGCAAGAGGCCCGCCCATGA
- a CDS encoding putative bifunctional diguanylate cyclase/phosphodiesterase — protein MSKPVSPHVSITAAALHVWVDAGSLQIAACHGDCSGVLPLPPGDSMPLAQCWPELLALVNGMQPGDVRECMVEYQQRLPLPHTLAVRAFRCSGAGQQIAIECRIAADEQVSCRQLSAFHAIFDQMRDGAMLTDARGRILDVNPAFCRVTGYSREEAIGHTPRLLQSGRQSPAFYDTLWQQLADEGVWQGELWNRRKSGEAYLERLTIRAVKDAGGQISHYIAVFYDLEELRNMEARFVRMTRYDNLTGLSSRQQFIDSLPQVLLQAGQQQQPLLLAHLDLDRFSDINQEHGALAGDQVLVELSVRLKSGLTENDRLARLSGDDFVMMLSGGTPEGLTARLETLHASIEGHYWSIGHGRELRASVGGVIWLPQSDANPDGMMRQAFSAMLVAKQEGGACVRIFDHTEDSETRARHALLEDLRRGLFAGELVLYYQPKVDLRHATVIGAEALIRWQHPERGLLSPMVFMPLAENSDLIIKIGRWVLERALMQLSLWNAEGLDLVVSVNLSARELHDPQLVNDLKNALERYPLVRPGQLEFEILESAAIANMERTMALINDCRELGVRFALDDFGTGYSSLAYLKSLNVDTVKIDQLFVRDLPLNTLDQTIVRGIVTMVDGFGRSLIAEGAESAEHMTLLQSLGCHLVQGYGIARPMPADDIVAWVNSASQCVAESSGAA, from the coding sequence ATGTCCAAGCCAGTTTCCCCGCATGTCTCCATCACTGCCGCTGCCCTGCATGTCTGGGTCGATGCCGGATCATTGCAGATTGCCGCCTGTCATGGCGACTGCTCCGGAGTCCTGCCGCTACCACCCGGCGACAGCATGCCGCTGGCACAGTGCTGGCCTGAATTGCTTGCCCTGGTCAATGGCATGCAACCGGGAGACGTGCGGGAATGCATGGTCGAATACCAGCAAAGGCTGCCGTTGCCGCACACTCTCGCCGTCAGGGCATTCAGATGCAGCGGAGCAGGGCAACAGATCGCGATCGAGTGCCGGATTGCAGCCGACGAACAGGTCAGTTGCCGGCAGTTGTCGGCATTTCACGCCATTTTTGACCAGATGCGTGACGGAGCCATGCTCACTGACGCCAGAGGGCGGATTCTGGATGTCAATCCGGCATTTTGCCGGGTTACCGGCTATTCCCGAGAAGAGGCCATCGGACACACCCCCAGGCTGTTGCAGTCCGGCCGGCAGTCTCCGGCCTTTTACGACACGCTGTGGCAACAGCTGGCGGATGAAGGCGTCTGGCAGGGCGAGCTCTGGAACCGGCGCAAATCCGGCGAAGCGTATCTCGAACGACTGACCATCCGGGCCGTGAAGGATGCCGGAGGACAGATCAGCCACTACATTGCCGTGTTCTACGATCTGGAAGAACTGCGCAACATGGAAGCACGGTTTGTCCGCATGACGCGCTATGACAACCTGACCGGCCTGTCCAGCCGCCAGCAGTTCATCGACAGCCTGCCGCAAGTGTTGTTGCAGGCCGGCCAGCAACAACAACCCCTGTTGCTGGCCCATCTGGACCTCGACCGGTTTTCCGACATCAACCAGGAACACGGTGCCCTGGCCGGCGACCAGGTGCTGGTTGAACTCTCGGTCCGCCTGAAATCCGGATTGACCGAAAATGACCGTCTGGCCCGCCTGTCTGGTGATGATTTTGTCATGATGCTGTCCGGCGGCACGCCGGAAGGGCTGACTGCCCGGCTGGAAACCCTGCATGCCAGCATTGAAGGCCACTACTGGTCGATCGGCCACGGACGCGAATTGCGTGCCAGCGTCGGTGGCGTGATCTGGCTGCCGCAATCCGACGCCAATCCTGACGGCATGATGCGCCAGGCATTTTCCGCCATGCTGGTTGCCAAGCAGGAAGGCGGCGCCTGCGTACGGATCTTCGATCACACCGAAGACAGTGAAACCCGTGCCCGCCATGCCCTGCTGGAAGACCTGCGGCGCGGGCTGTTCGCTGGTGAGCTGGTGCTCTATTACCAGCCCAAGGTGGACCTGCGCCATGCCACGGTGATCGGCGCCGAGGCGCTGATCCGCTGGCAACATCCTGAACGCGGCCTGCTGTCACCCATGGTTTTCATGCCGCTGGCAGAAAACTCGGACCTCATCATCAAGATCGGCCGCTGGGTGCTGGAGCGTGCCCTGATGCAGCTGTCGCTCTGGAACGCCGAAGGTCTGGACCTCGTGGTCAGCGTCAACCTGTCTGCACGCGAACTGCACGATCCGCAGCTGGTCAATGACCTGAAAAATGCCCTTGAGCGCTATCCCCTGGTGCGGCCGGGGCAGCTTGAATTCGAGATTCTCGAATCAGCCGCCATTGCCAACATGGAACGCACGATGGCGCTGATCAACGATTGCCGCGAGCTGGGCGTACGGTTTGCCCTAGACGATTTCGGTACGGGCTATTCCTCGCTGGCCTACCTCAAGAGCCTGAATGTCGACACGGTAAAAATCGACCAGCTGTTCGTGCGCGACCTGCCGCTCAATACGCTTGACCAGACCATCGTGCGCGGCATCGTCACCATGGTGGACGGGTTTGGCCGCAGCCTGATTGCCGAAGGTGCCGAAAGTGCCGAACACATGACGTTGCTGCAATCCCTCGGCTGCCATCTGGTACAGGGATACGGCATTGCCCGTCCGATGCCGGCAGACGACATCGTGGCCTGGGTCAACTCGGCATCGCAGTGCGTGGCCGAATCGTCCGGGGCTGCCTGA